From Hylaeus volcanicus isolate JK05 chromosome 2, UHH_iyHylVolc1.0_haploid, whole genome shotgun sequence, the proteins below share one genomic window:
- the LOC128884829 gene encoding caspase-1-like, with translation MLGFLLCILTLTRTTIVYVSKRFFQNMDISVDTVDSQRSLDQVSSPIREHETDVVITHGAYEDEDEDEYVASNQPPIIVKLPVRKDDIRYKMNHNERGKCVILNHDTFESPGLKSRQGSGADVEVIRKTFSKLGFEVEEHPNYTLEKIYDKISELSKDDHSDRDCICVFILTHGNRNGLIYAKDYPFPLVNVWTPFTADKCPTLAGKPKLFFIQACRGSERDSGAMVYAGPGRSETDSVVTVPYKIPTHADFLFAHSTVEGFFSWRDTECGTWYIQHLCKVIEAHWEDTDLLKMLTITARTVANECSSTHSIPAQNNQKQMPSLTSTLTRDIFFKHHS, from the exons ATGCTCGGTTTTCTGCTCTGTATACTTACTTTAACCAGAACCACTATAGTGTACGTTTCGAAGCGGTTTTTCCAAAACATGGACATTTCAGTGGATACCGTGGACAGTCAG CGTTCCCTGGACCAGGTATCCAGTCCAATCCGCGAGCATGAGACTGATGTTGTTATAACTCATGGTGCTTACGAAGATGAAGACGAAGACGAGTACGTCGCAAG CAATCAGCCACCGATTATCGTCAAGTTACCGGTTCGCAAGGATGATATTCGCTACAAGATGAACCACAACGAGCGAGGAAAATGCGTGATACTGAATCACGATACCTTCGAATCTCCTGGACTGAAATCGCGCCAAGGATCTGGTGCCGACGTGGAGGTGATAAGGAAAACCTTCAGCAAGCTGGGCTTCGAAGTGGAGGAACATCCAAATTACACTCTGGAAAAGATCTACGACAAGATAAGCGAGC TAAGCAAGGATGACCACAGCGACAGGGATTGCATTTGCGTGTTCATATTGACGCACGGCAACCGAAACGGTTTGATATACGCCAAGGACTATCCGTTTCCGTTGGTCAACGTCTGGACGCCGTTCACCGCTGATAAATGTCCGACGCTGGCTGGAAAACCAAAGCTCTTCTTCATCCag GCTTGCAGGGGCTCGGAAAGGGACAGTGGTGCGATGGTGTACGCAGGACCTGGCAGATCGGAAACAGACTCTGTTGTTACGGTACCTTACAAGATCCCCACCCATGCAGATTTTCTGTTCGCTCACAGTACAGTGGAag GTTTCTTTTCGTGGCGAGATACAGAGTGTGGAACATGGTACATACAGCATCTGTGCAAAGTAATAGAGGCCCATTGGGAGGATACAGACCTGCTGAAAATGTTGACAATAACCGCGCGTACGGTGGCCAACGAATGCTCGTCCACTCATAGTATTCCAGCTCAGAATAACCAGAAGCAGATGCCTTCGTTGACTTCCACCCTGACCAGggacattttctttaaacaccATTCCTGA
- the LOC128872676 gene encoding heparan-alpha-glucosaminide N-acetyltransferase-like isoform X2 — translation MSFMMSSTEVATCGDTNTTLGIDEACFYIFNLYNYPVLFYTIAWEAYWGNGMLQARLPPQENTSVVLSTKHPLHIYYKVKEKGKLLEYCHETYPFKEHGSYGWNISSESLCSHIYVLREPTENYLHIVKAVMIYILLAILWTTSKVLVRVIRGKLMPDNVHDDLDRLQETEVSTHPVIRTTKSSTRIRSVDAFRGLSVLLMIFVNNGGGKYVIFNHSAWFGLTIADLVLPWFAWVMGLTIAISKRAELRVMTSRIKITLRSLLRSVILIFLGLMLNSTQDNSFTNLRFPGVLQLLAVSYFVCATLETIFMKPHSQFGRFASFRDILDSWPQWLIMTCIVTTHTLITFLLPVPDCPRGYLGPGGQYDHRGKYVNCTAGAAGHIDRTIFGTHIYSKTNDSVYGPILPHDPEGLMNTISAILIVYLGVHAGKILLLYYQYNSRVIRWVLWGILTGIIAGILCNFERQGGVIPVSKKMMSLSFVLTCSCFAFLLYAVLYVLIDYRQYWSGAPFIYAGSNPIFLYVGHVLTKDLFPWAWNISNPSHESYLYMNLWTTTLWGIIAYLLHRKDIIVTV, via the exons ATGTCTTTCATGATGTCGAGCACAGAGGTTGCCACTTGTGGTGATACAAACACAACACTCGGAATCGACGAAGCatgcttttatatttttaatttgtataattaccCTGTTCTATTTTATACCATAGCATGGGAGGCTTACTGG gGCAATGGTATGTTACAAGCTCGTTTACCACCACAAGAAAATACAAGTGTAGTACTATCAACAAAACATccattacatatatattataaagttaAGGAAAAGGGAAAACTCCTAGAATATTGCCA TGAAACGTATCCTTTCAAGGAACATGGAAGTTACGGATGGAATATATCATCCGAAAGTTTATGTTCtcatatttatgtattacGTGAGCCAACAGAGAATTATCTCC ACATTGTTAAAGCAgttatgatatatattttactagCAATTCTGTGGACAACATCAAAGGTTCTCGTGCGAGTGATAAGAGGAAAATTGATGCCTGATAACGTACACGAT GATTTAGATAGACTCCAAGAGACTGAGGTTTCAACACATCCGGTGATTAGAACTACAAAATCCAGTACTAGAATACGTTCTGTGGATGCATTTAGAGG ACTCTCCGTATTGTTGATGATATTTGTCAACAATGGCGGTGGAAAATACGTGATATTTAATCATAGCGCATGGTTTGGACTTACTATAGCAGATTTGGTACTTCCTTG GTTCGCATGGGTTATGGGATTGACGATAGCGATATCGAAACGCGCAGAACTTCGCGTAATGACTTCGCGTATAAAGATAACTTTACGTTCTCTTCTACGGTCGGTAATATTGATATTCCTTGGATTAATGTTGAACTCGACCCAGGATAATTCTTTCACCAATCTTCGTTTTCCTGGTGTCCTACAATTATTGGCTGTATCGTATTTCGTTTGCGCCACgttggaaacaattttcatgaaaccTCATTCTCAG TTCGGACGTTTCGCGTCGTTTCGAGATATCCTGGATAGCTGGCCGCAGTGGTTGATCATGACATGCATCGTAACCACTCACACTTTAATCACGTTCCTCCTACCTGTACCGGATTGCCCAAGAGGTTACCTTGGACCTGGTGGACAATACGATCATCGCGGTAAATACGTGAATTGTACCGCAGGCGCGGCTGGCCATATAGACAGAACGATCTTTGGAACTCATATATATTCAAAGACAAACGATTCTGTTTATGGTCCCATCTTACCCCATGATCCAGAAG GATTAATGAATACCATATCAGCTATATTGATCGTTTACTTGGGCGTTCACGCTGGCAAGATTCTATTGCtttattatcaatataattCTAGAGTAATCAGATGGGTATTATGGGGAATACTAACG GGTATCATTGCTGGAATTTTATGCAACTTCGAGAGGCAAGGGGGAGTGATTCCTGTCAGCAAGAAAATGATGTCGTTGTCATTTGTTTTGACTTGCTCCTGTTTTGCTTTCTTATTGTATGCTGTTTTGTATGTTCTTATCGATTATAGACAGTATTGGAGCGGAGCTCCGTTTATTTATGCCG GATCGAAcccaatttttctttacgtgGGTCATGTATTAACAAAAGACTTGTTTCCATGGGCATGGAACATATCTAATCCCAGTCACGaatcttatttatatatgaatttatgGACAACGACATTATGGGGAATAATTGCATACTTACTTCACCGAAAAGATATTATTGTAActgtataa
- the LOC128872676 gene encoding heparan-alpha-glucosaminide N-acetyltransferase-like isoform X1, translating into MSFMMSSTEVATCGDTNTTLGIDEACFYIFNLYNYPVLFYTIAWEAYWGNGMLQARLPPQENTSVVLSTKHPLHIYYKVKEKGKLLEYCHETYPFKEHGSYGWNISSESLCSHIYVLREPTENYLHIVKAVMIYILLAILWTTSKVLVRVIRGKLMPDNVHDDLDRLQETEVSTHPVIRTTKSSTRIRSVDAFRGLSVLLMIFVNNGGGKYVIFNHSAWFGLTIADLVLPWFAWVMGLTIAISKRAELRVMTSRIKITLRSLLRSVILIFLGLMLNSTQDNSFTNLRFPGVLQLLAVSYFVCATLETIFMKPHSQDTLLQFGRFASFRDILDSWPQWLIMTCIVTTHTLITFLLPVPDCPRGYLGPGGQYDHRGKYVNCTAGAAGHIDRTIFGTHIYSKTNDSVYGPILPHDPEGLMNTISAILIVYLGVHAGKILLLYYQYNSRVIRWVLWGILTGIIAGILCNFERQGGVIPVSKKMMSLSFVLTCSCFAFLLYAVLYVLIDYRQYWSGAPFIYAGSNPIFLYVGHVLTKDLFPWAWNISNPSHESYLYMNLWTTTLWGIIAYLLHRKDIIVTV; encoded by the exons ATGTCTTTCATGATGTCGAGCACAGAGGTTGCCACTTGTGGTGATACAAACACAACACTCGGAATCGACGAAGCatgcttttatatttttaatttgtataattaccCTGTTCTATTTTATACCATAGCATGGGAGGCTTACTGG gGCAATGGTATGTTACAAGCTCGTTTACCACCACAAGAAAATACAAGTGTAGTACTATCAACAAAACATccattacatatatattataaagttaAGGAAAAGGGAAAACTCCTAGAATATTGCCA TGAAACGTATCCTTTCAAGGAACATGGAAGTTACGGATGGAATATATCATCCGAAAGTTTATGTTCtcatatttatgtattacGTGAGCCAACAGAGAATTATCTCC ACATTGTTAAAGCAgttatgatatatattttactagCAATTCTGTGGACAACATCAAAGGTTCTCGTGCGAGTGATAAGAGGAAAATTGATGCCTGATAACGTACACGAT GATTTAGATAGACTCCAAGAGACTGAGGTTTCAACACATCCGGTGATTAGAACTACAAAATCCAGTACTAGAATACGTTCTGTGGATGCATTTAGAGG ACTCTCCGTATTGTTGATGATATTTGTCAACAATGGCGGTGGAAAATACGTGATATTTAATCATAGCGCATGGTTTGGACTTACTATAGCAGATTTGGTACTTCCTTG GTTCGCATGGGTTATGGGATTGACGATAGCGATATCGAAACGCGCAGAACTTCGCGTAATGACTTCGCGTATAAAGATAACTTTACGTTCTCTTCTACGGTCGGTAATATTGATATTCCTTGGATTAATGTTGAACTCGACCCAGGATAATTCTTTCACCAATCTTCGTTTTCCTGGTGTCCTACAATTATTGGCTGTATCGTATTTCGTTTGCGCCACgttggaaacaattttcatgaaaccTCATTCTCAG GATACGTTACTTCAGTTCGGACGTTTCGCGTCGTTTCGAGATATCCTGGATAGCTGGCCGCAGTGGTTGATCATGACATGCATCGTAACCACTCACACTTTAATCACGTTCCTCCTACCTGTACCGGATTGCCCAAGAGGTTACCTTGGACCTGGTGGACAATACGATCATCGCGGTAAATACGTGAATTGTACCGCAGGCGCGGCTGGCCATATAGACAGAACGATCTTTGGAACTCATATATATTCAAAGACAAACGATTCTGTTTATGGTCCCATCTTACCCCATGATCCAGAAG GATTAATGAATACCATATCAGCTATATTGATCGTTTACTTGGGCGTTCACGCTGGCAAGATTCTATTGCtttattatcaatataattCTAGAGTAATCAGATGGGTATTATGGGGAATACTAACG GGTATCATTGCTGGAATTTTATGCAACTTCGAGAGGCAAGGGGGAGTGATTCCTGTCAGCAAGAAAATGATGTCGTTGTCATTTGTTTTGACTTGCTCCTGTTTTGCTTTCTTATTGTATGCTGTTTTGTATGTTCTTATCGATTATAGACAGTATTGGAGCGGAGCTCCGTTTATTTATGCCG GATCGAAcccaatttttctttacgtgGGTCATGTATTAACAAAAGACTTGTTTCCATGGGCATGGAACATATCTAATCCCAGTCACGaatcttatttatatatgaatttatgGACAACGACATTATGGGGAATAATTGCATACTTACTTCACCGAAAAGATATTATTGTAActgtataa